From one Actinopolyspora saharensis genomic stretch:
- the mutM gene encoding bifunctional DNA-formamidopyrimidine glycosylase/DNA-(apurinic or apyrimidinic site) lyase, which produces MPELPEVEVIRSGLVEYVRGRTLSKVEVLHPRAVRKHDRGVEHFESELRGRTLLDVRRRGKYLWLDLGEAHSADVSRSDGESVRAGQAVLAHLGMSGQLLVQPPSTPDEKHLRVRFVFDDGGPELRFVDQRTFGGLNLTGLVRSGGTLVPEPIGHIAADPMEQAFDRDAVVELVRSRRTGIKRALLDQSLISGIGNIYADEALWRAGLHWARSTGELARDDGNALLEAVGEVMRDALEAGGTSFDALYVNVNGQSGYFGRSLAVYGRAGAPCSRCGTAIHRDVFMKRSAYSCPACQPLPAEPHW; this is translated from the coding sequence GTGCCCGAACTACCCGAAGTCGAGGTAATCCGTAGCGGTCTGGTCGAGTACGTGCGTGGCCGTACTCTCTCGAAGGTCGAAGTGCTGCACCCGCGCGCCGTGCGCAAGCACGATCGCGGGGTCGAGCACTTCGAGTCCGAGTTGCGCGGGCGAACGCTGCTGGACGTCCGCAGGCGGGGGAAGTACCTGTGGTTGGACCTGGGGGAGGCGCACTCCGCGGATGTCTCCCGTTCCGACGGTGAGTCGGTCCGTGCGGGGCAGGCGGTGCTCGCGCATCTCGGGATGAGCGGCCAGTTGCTGGTGCAGCCTCCCTCGACCCCGGACGAGAAGCACCTGCGGGTCAGGTTCGTGTTCGACGACGGCGGCCCCGAGCTTCGCTTCGTCGATCAGCGCACTTTCGGAGGGTTGAACCTCACCGGGCTCGTGCGCTCCGGCGGGACCCTGGTGCCCGAGCCCATCGGGCACATAGCCGCCGATCCCATGGAACAGGCCTTCGATCGGGATGCCGTGGTCGAGCTCGTACGTTCCCGCAGGACCGGGATAAAGCGGGCGCTGCTCGACCAGAGCCTGATCTCCGGGATCGGGAACATCTACGCGGACGAGGCGCTCTGGCGGGCCGGGCTGCACTGGGCGCGGTCCACGGGCGAACTCGCCCGCGATGACGGCAACGCCCTGCTGGAGGCAGTCGGTGAGGTCATGCGGGACGCCCTCGAGGCGGGTGGAACCTCCTTCGACGCGCTCTACGTGAACGTCAACGGGCAGTCCGGTTACTTCGGTCGTTCGCTGGCGGTGTACGGGCGGGCCGGCGCGCCCTGCTCGCGCTGTGGCACCGCGATTCACAGGGACGTGTTCATGAAGCGCTCGGCGTACTCCTGCCCCGCTTGTCAGCCCCTTCCCGCCGAGCCGCACTGGTGA
- the rnc gene encoding ribonuclease III, translated as MGGKQQSRGRTSDRSALVEALGVDFDAEMLTLALTHRSYAYENGGLEPNERLEFLGDAVLGLVVTDRLYRDHPDLPEGQLAKLRASVVNMHALAGVARELGEGGLGQYLLLGRGEELTGGRDKASILADSLEAVLGAVYLQHGVETASWVIHRLFDSLLTEAPMLGAGLDWKTSLQELTASAGLGVPDYRVEEQGPDHRKEFSAYAVINGEVFGQGDGGTKKDAEQKAAQTAWRALSDQINNGSTGSGDSTSAE; from the coding sequence GTGGGGGGAAAGCAACAGTCCCGGGGCCGCACGTCGGACCGGTCTGCGTTGGTTGAGGCACTCGGCGTCGACTTCGACGCCGAGATGCTCACGCTCGCTCTGACGCACCGCTCGTACGCCTACGAGAACGGTGGACTCGAGCCCAACGAGCGGCTGGAGTTCCTCGGTGACGCCGTGCTCGGGCTGGTCGTGACCGATCGCCTCTACCGGGACCATCCGGACCTGCCGGAGGGGCAACTCGCGAAGCTGCGGGCGAGCGTGGTCAACATGCACGCTCTGGCCGGAGTGGCTCGTGAACTGGGCGAGGGCGGACTCGGCCAGTATCTGCTGCTCGGTCGCGGGGAGGAGCTCACCGGTGGTCGGGACAAGGCCAGCATCCTGGCCGACTCGCTCGAGGCCGTTCTCGGTGCCGTCTATCTGCAGCACGGGGTGGAAACGGCCAGTTGGGTGATTCACCGGCTGTTCGACTCGTTGCTCACCGAGGCGCCGATGCTCGGCGCGGGTCTGGACTGGAAGACGAGCCTGCAGGAACTGACCGCTTCGGCCGGACTCGGTGTGCCCGATTACCGCGTCGAGGAGCAGGGGCCGGATCACCGCAAGGAGTTCAGCGCCTACGCCGTCATCAACGGTGAGGTCTTCGGTCAGGGCGACGGCGGCACGAAGAAGGACGCGGAGCAGAAGGCCGCGCAGACGGCTTGGCGGGCTCTCTCCGACCAGATCAACAACGGTTCCACCGGTTCGGGGGACTCCACTTCCGCGGAGTGA
- the rpmF gene encoding 50S ribosomal protein L32 — protein sequence MAVPKHKVSRSNTRTRRSQWKASAPTLVACPNRACSEKKPPHVVCPSCGQYGGRQIVSPA from the coding sequence GTGGCTGTCCCCAAGCACAAGGTTTCCCGGTCGAACACCCGTACGCGCCGTTCGCAGTGGAAGGCGTCCGCGCCGACACTGGTGGCGTGCCCCAACCGGGCCTGCAGTGAGAAGAAGCCGCCGCACGTGGTCTGCCCCTCTTGCGGCCAGTACGGCGGTCGTCAGATCGTCAGCCCTGCCTGA
- a CDS encoding YceD family protein yields the protein MIDTREFGRSPGSSRSYTLHPPAPAGFGLDMIRVSEGEPLELDLLLEAVVEGVLVSGTVRAKASGECARCLDPVSEEADVEFRELFAYPDSATDSSTDEDEVSRVSGDLIDLEPVVRDTVLTSLSTAPLCSPDCPGLCPGCGAKWVELDPEHHHEMIDPRWAALRERFGGTEEEK from the coding sequence GTGATCGACACTCGCGAGTTCGGTCGCAGTCCGGGCAGCAGCCGCAGCTACACACTCCACCCTCCGGCTCCCGCCGGTTTCGGTCTCGATATGATCCGGGTGTCCGAGGGTGAGCCGCTCGAACTCGATCTGCTGCTGGAGGCAGTGGTCGAGGGTGTGCTGGTATCCGGTACCGTCAGGGCGAAAGCCAGTGGTGAGTGCGCGCGGTGTCTCGACCCGGTTTCCGAGGAGGCCGACGTCGAGTTTCGGGAGTTGTTCGCCTATCCGGACAGCGCTACCGACAGCAGTACCGACGAGGACGAGGTCAGCCGTGTTTCCGGCGATCTGATCGATCTCGAACCGGTGGTTCGGGATACGGTGCTGACGTCGTTGTCCACCGCTCCGCTGTGCTCACCGGATTGTCCGGGACTGTGTCCCGGGTGCGGTGCCAAGTGGGTCGAGCTCGACCCTGAGCACCATCATGAGATGATTGACCCTCGCTGGGCCGCGTTGCGTGAGCGGTTCGGTGGGACCGAGGAGGAGAAGTAG
- a CDS encoding ATP synthase F0 subunit B: MYRVFEALDELVTIVEEARSVPMTSGCVVPRGDVLELLDEVRDSYPSELDDAQDVLDHRDELVNKAKTEADQSLSSARSEADKTSSEARAEAEKMLADARERADEILAQARSEAEQTINNARREYEEYVAKAQSESDRMVQAGRAAYDQSLHEGRSEQARLVSETEVVQQSQQEASRLIEEAKEEAERLRGDCDAYVDSRLADFEELLGRTLRTVGKGRQQLRRPISAPFDYEEWQPSENGSPASEH; encoded by the coding sequence GTGTACCGGGTGTTCGAGGCGCTCGACGAGCTCGTCACGATCGTTGAGGAAGCGCGAAGTGTTCCGATGACCTCTGGATGCGTCGTGCCGCGTGGCGACGTCCTGGAGCTGCTCGATGAGGTGCGGGATTCGTACCCCTCCGAGCTCGACGACGCTCAGGACGTGCTCGATCACCGGGACGAGCTGGTCAACAAGGCCAAGACAGAGGCCGATCAGAGTTTGAGCAGCGCGCGTTCGGAGGCCGACAAGACCTCCTCCGAGGCGCGCGCCGAGGCGGAGAAGATGCTCGCCGACGCGCGGGAGCGTGCCGACGAGATCCTCGCGCAGGCCCGTTCCGAGGCCGAGCAGACCATCAACAACGCGCGACGCGAGTACGAGGAGTACGTGGCCAAGGCTCAGTCCGAGTCCGACCGCATGGTTCAGGCCGGACGCGCCGCCTACGACCAGTCGTTGCACGAGGGGCGCTCGGAGCAGGCGCGGCTGGTTTCCGAGACCGAGGTGGTGCAGCAGTCCCAGCAGGAGGCCAGTCGCCTGATCGAGGAGGCCAAGGAGGAAGCGGAGCGTCTGCGCGGTGACTGCGACGCCTACGTCGACTCGCGGCTGGCCGATTTCGAGGAGCTGCTCGGTCGGACGCTGCGTACCGTGGGCAAGGGCAGGCAGCAGTTGCGTCGCCCCATCAGCGCGCCGTTCGACTACGAGGAGTGGCAACCCTCGGAGAACGGTTCGCCCGCCAGCGAGCACTGA
- a CDS encoding ion channel yields the protein MYTVLFRLLQRFVGLRSWATPAVVIVFVFFTSWPLMALFESAGSELVQPANYWWWFLVTTSTVGYGDFYPETTGGHVVGVYVIVGGIATLTTLFTHLATKLETARGKRMSGTAALHVSEHVLMLGYHSGRTERILDELLADGRHSVVLAAWDEVDRNPVPDRGIGFVRDDLSSEEVLRRAGLHRARSVLIDAHDDNEALAVAVTVDHVNPELAPVVALRDMSRAEHLRYVNSSIRCVQWHTPQMISEELLDPGITQVYAELVTHGGGNTYSCRLPDSLDQTSYGACQLALGRRYGATALAVRTRSDLLVSPEWETRLPAGSTLYYIARQRVPPDGLARAIHEAEKA from the coding sequence TTGTACACCGTGCTGTTCCGCCTGCTTCAGCGCTTCGTCGGCCTCCGCTCGTGGGCGACCCCAGCCGTGGTGATCGTTTTCGTGTTCTTCACGAGCTGGCCGCTGATGGCGCTGTTCGAGTCCGCGGGCAGCGAGCTCGTACAACCGGCCAACTACTGGTGGTGGTTCCTGGTCACCACGTCCACCGTGGGCTACGGGGACTTCTACCCGGAAACGACCGGAGGGCACGTCGTCGGCGTGTACGTGATCGTCGGGGGGATCGCTACGTTGACGACTCTGTTCACGCATCTGGCGACGAAACTGGAAACGGCTAGGGGCAAGCGAATGAGCGGGACCGCCGCACTGCACGTGTCCGAGCACGTGCTGATGCTGGGATATCACTCGGGGCGCACCGAACGCATCCTCGACGAACTGCTGGCCGACGGACGTCACTCGGTCGTGCTCGCCGCCTGGGACGAAGTGGACAGGAACCCCGTTCCGGACCGCGGTATCGGCTTCGTCCGCGACGATCTCAGCTCGGAGGAGGTGCTGCGCCGAGCGGGGCTGCACCGAGCCCGTTCGGTCCTCATCGACGCCCACGACGACAACGAGGCGCTCGCCGTGGCCGTCACCGTCGACCACGTCAACCCCGAGCTGGCCCCCGTGGTCGCTCTGCGGGACATGAGCCGGGCCGAGCACCTGCGCTACGTGAACAGCTCCATCCGGTGCGTCCAGTGGCACACCCCGCAGATGATCAGCGAGGAGCTGCTGGACCCCGGGATCACCCAGGTTTACGCCGAGCTCGTCACCCACGGCGGTGGGAACACCTACTCGTGCAGGCTGCCCGACTCGCTCGACCAGACCAGCTACGGTGCGTGCCAGCTCGCCCTGGGCAGGCGTTACGGCGCGACTGCACTGGCCGTGCGCACCCGAAGCGACCTGCTGGTCAGCCCGGAGTGGGAGACCCGACTGCCCGCGGGCAGCACGCTGTACTACATCGCCAGGCAACGGGTCCCCCCGGACGGGCTCGCCCGCGCGATCCACGAGGCGGAGAAGGCGTGA
- a CDS encoding ribonuclease domain-containing protein — MRKHTANAPRVLLAGLFAVLGLLVPATVASAEPAPSHSAGSSAAVSAACGNTSGFEQVALSDLPPEATDTVRLIQQGGPYPYPEDGGVFHNWEGILPDCPEGYYHEYTVDTPGVDHRGARRFVVGSEGEYFYTDDHYESFRLTDINS, encoded by the coding sequence ATGCGCAAACACACTGCGAATGCTCCGAGGGTGTTGCTGGCGGGACTGTTCGCCGTGCTGGGGCTGCTGGTGCCCGCCACGGTCGCCTCGGCGGAGCCCGCCCCGTCGCACTCGGCGGGGAGCTCGGCCGCCGTGTCCGCCGCGTGCGGCAACACCTCCGGTTTCGAACAGGTCGCACTGTCCGATCTTCCCCCCGAGGCGACCGACACCGTGCGGTTGATCCAGCAGGGAGGCCCCTATCCGTATCCGGAGGACGGCGGGGTCTTCCACAACTGGGAGGGGATTCTGCCCGACTGCCCTGAGGGCTACTACCACGAGTACACCGTCGACACTCCCGGCGTCGATCACCGGGGCGCCCGGCGCTTCGTGGTCGGTTCCGAGGGCGAGTACTTCTACACCGACGACCACTACGAGAGCTTCCGGCTGACCGACATCAACTCCTGA
- a CDS encoding GNAT family N-acetyltransferase, with protein MDDVDEEVSFRRATSRDVDAVVSLLADDELGRGREQPGDPAYRAAFAEIDADPNQLLIVAERAGEIVGTLQLSLLAGLSHLGTKRAQLEAVRVRSDLRGLGVGKRMCEWAISAARQRGAGQLQLTSDSGREDAHRFYERLGFSATHVGMKMHLD; from the coding sequence ATGGACGATGTGGACGAGGAAGTGAGTTTCCGCCGCGCGACGTCGCGGGACGTGGACGCGGTGGTCTCCCTGCTCGCCGACGACGAGCTGGGCAGGGGCAGGGAGCAGCCGGGCGACCCCGCCTACCGCGCGGCGTTCGCCGAGATCGACGCCGATCCGAACCAGCTGCTGATCGTCGCGGAGCGAGCCGGGGAGATCGTCGGAACCCTGCAGCTGAGTCTGCTCGCGGGCCTGTCCCACCTCGGCACCAAACGGGCCCAGCTCGAGGCGGTTCGGGTGCGTTCGGACCTGCGCGGCCTGGGAGTCGGCAAGCGCATGTGCGAATGGGCGATCTCCGCGGCACGGCAGCGCGGAGCCGGGCAGCTCCAGCTGACCTCCGACAGCGGCCGCGAAGACGCGCACCGCTTCTACGAGCGACTCGGGTTCAGCGCCACGCACGTGGGCATGAAGATGCACCTGGACTGA
- the coaD gene encoding pantetheine-phosphate adenylyltransferase, whose product MRRAVCPGSYDPVTNGHLDIIERAAGLFDEVTVAVLVNKSKKSLFDVDERIEMLREVSKPWPNVVVDSWHGLLVDYCKANGIGAIVKGLRAVSDFDYELQMAQMNQRLSGVETLFMSTNPLYSFLASSLVKEVATYGGDVSNLLPPQIERRLLDRLAETGE is encoded by the coding sequence ATGAGGCGTGCCGTTTGTCCAGGCTCTTATGATCCGGTCACCAATGGCCATTTGGACATAATCGAGCGAGCTGCCGGTCTGTTCGACGAGGTGACCGTCGCCGTCCTCGTGAACAAGAGCAAGAAGAGCCTGTTCGACGTCGACGAGCGAATCGAGATGCTGCGCGAGGTCAGCAAGCCGTGGCCCAACGTGGTCGTGGATTCCTGGCACGGCCTGCTGGTGGACTACTGCAAGGCGAACGGCATCGGCGCCATCGTCAAGGGACTGCGTGCCGTCAGCGACTTCGACTACGAGTTGCAGATGGCTCAGATGAACCAGCGGCTCTCGGGAGTCGAGACGCTTTTCATGTCGACCAACCCGCTGTACAGCTTCCTGGCCAGCTCCCTGGTCAAGGAGGTGGCCACCTACGGCGGCGACGTCTCCAATCTGCTTCCGCCCCAGATCGAGCGGCGCTTGCTGGACCGGTTGGCCGAAACGGGCGAGTGA
- the rsmD gene encoding 16S rRNA (guanine(966)-N(2))-methyltransferase RsmD has protein sequence MTRIVAGSAGGRRIEVPQRGTRPVTERVREALFSALEAMTELSGMRVLDLFSGSGGFGFEALSRGAAHTTFVESDRKAAAVLRRNAAGLGFESLDVRQAQVRSVLSGAPREPYDLVFADPPFAMDPAELDECWTALVLNQWLSADALVVVERFWNTPAPEWPRGLEPLRSKRYGDAAVYWAERVVGQ, from the coding sequence GTGACCAGAATCGTTGCGGGAAGTGCCGGTGGGCGTCGGATCGAGGTTCCGCAGCGCGGGACGAGGCCGGTCACCGAACGGGTGCGGGAGGCCTTGTTCAGCGCGCTCGAGGCGATGACCGAGCTGTCCGGCATGCGTGTGCTGGACCTGTTCTCCGGGTCCGGTGGGTTCGGCTTCGAAGCCCTCTCGCGGGGGGCCGCGCACACCACGTTCGTCGAATCGGACCGGAAGGCCGCCGCGGTGCTGCGGCGCAACGCCGCGGGGCTGGGGTTCGAGTCCCTCGACGTGCGCCAGGCTCAGGTGCGCTCGGTGCTGTCCGGTGCGCCACGTGAACCCTATGACCTGGTTTTCGCCGACCCGCCCTTCGCGATGGATCCGGCCGAGCTGGACGAGTGCTGGACGGCGCTGGTGCTCAACCAGTGGTTGAGCGCGGACGCGCTGGTCGTGGTCGAGCGGTTCTGGAACACCCCGGCCCCGGAGTGGCCGCGGGGACTGGAGCCGCTGCGGAGCAAGCGGTACGGCGATGCGGCCGTGTACTGGGCCGAGCGCGTCGTGGGGCAGTGA